In Acidobacteriota bacterium, the genomic window ATCTCCTCGTCGTCGACGGTGGTCGATGGACGGGTTCCCTCGAGCTCTTTGTACTCGTTCAACTCGATGGGCGGCATGATCTCGAATGTGGTCTTGAAGCTGAGCGGCTTGCCGTCTTCGAACTCCAGATCCTCGAGGGTCGGTTCGCCCAACGGCTGGAGCCCCTTCTCCTTGGTCGCCTCGTGATAGTACCGAGAGACGACCCGGTCCCGCACGTCCTCGCGGATCTCTTTGCGGAATCGGTTCCGCACCAGATCCAGCGGCACCTTGCCCGCGCGGAAGCCCGGGATCCTGGCCTTCTTGGCGTACTCCCGAACGGTATTCTTGAGTTCGTCGTCGATGATGTCCGCAGGGACCTCGATCTTCAGACTCTTCTTGACGACACTGTGATCCGTCAGTTCGACTTTCATCGTGCGCGGCCCTTTCCTGGTGCGAGAGGGGGGAGTCGAACCCCCACGAGTTGCCCCACTGGATCCTAAATCCAGCGCGTCTACCAGTTCCGCCACTCTCGCGTTATGGAGCAGCGATTCTAGACCATGACGAGTGGGTATGTGGTGAGCCGCGGAGGAATCGAACCTCCAACCCGCAGATTAGCAAGACGATGCCGCCGCGTCGATCGCAATTGGCTCAGGACCCGACATGAACGGTGCCCCGATACCTTAGAGAGTTTCTCGGGCGTGTTCCACTGCCCGTCGACCCCGCGCCGGGCTTAGAAGTTTACCGAGCTCACCTCCCCGAGGATCGAATTACCCTGCGAGAACCGATCCTTACTCGAAATACGCCAATCCGAATTCCAATTCGAACGCGGTCGGAGGAGTTGTTAAGGGATCAAAATTCTCCACGCGTTGAGATGTAATACTGTGCTTCTCGATTGGATCATCGAAATCCAAATCGTCAAAGAACACATTCAATAATACCGTCAACGGGTTGAACTCGCCTGAGTGGTAACAACCTAGCTCGGCGAGCTCTCGTAGCTCGGCCTGAAATTTGACTGATACGTCCTCAAGCAACATCACTGCCGCTACGCGTACAGAGGGAGGATAATCCTGGATTGAGTTAAAAGAACTCTCAAGTTCCTGATATGTCCAGGAAACTGCGTCACCACCGAATGATATTCGCTGTTCCACTTCAAAGTCACTCTCGATGGTAAGAGTCTCGCCTTGGGAAAGAGATTCTATCGTCATTAGATATGAGCCAGCTTCGTCCGACTGCGTCGCGCGGATGACCAGACGGGTACCATCAATTTCCAATAACTGTCGGTATGTAAACGGCAGCGCGGGATCCGTTCGGATGAAAGTGAACTTCGCGATTGCTTCGCCAGTTGAGTGTTGAATTCCTGTGTGATCTTTAGTCCACACCTGTGCGCTTGTGACAGGCACAAATACTAAGATTGCCGCAATCACGATAAATAGGTTTTTCATTTTCGCATCCTCAATTCGGAACGTCTTTTCCGCAATCTAACTTGCACTGGTCGTAATTTCTTTGGATTGTCGTGGCCGCCCAACTCCTAGCCCACCAAGGAGTCTTCCTACGGGTCGTCTTCTTTTGACCGGCACAGCACCCGTCGCATTCAGAATTAGTTGCACAGTATGTTTGGCAACATGTGACTTCGCTTTGTTTGCTCTTGCTGCACTCGGGGCACGTATCTGGTGGCTCTCCTGGAGATGCGATCAAGACGAATGGCGCAAATAGAATCAGAAGTGCAACCAACCGAACTGAATATGCTCGGAAATAGCTCATAAGGATTGACTCCTCACTAGTAATGTAATTTGGCGACAGGTGTTACTGTAAGAATAGTATCTTTTGGCGGTCAGCGTCAATCGCCTTGCCATGAGGATGTGGTCGATTGGCGCAGCCGTTCAGCTTCGCCCTCACGGATTTGAGACTGCAAAGCTTGCAAAAAGAATCCCACCTGCCGAAACGAGCCGGAGAGCGAGGTCCCTGGTATGGCTGTCAACCACCGTTGCAGACGTGGAAATTCTCCTGATGGGGAGTCAAGGAATCCGAGCGGCGACGACCTACCACTTGTTACTCGGGTCCGCCTGCGCGATGGATGATTTAAGCGTGATCGATGTGGTGAGCCGCGGAGGAATCGAACCTCCAACCCGCAGATTAAGAGTCTGCTGCTCTGCCAATTGAGCTAGCGGCCCGTACAGCGTCTTCGCAGGCGGAAATGTAGCACATGCGGTAGGGTTAACCCATGAATCGATCGACCGTCATGGCGCTGGGTTTGGCCCTCGTGTTCGTCTGCCACCCAGCCGCCGCACAGATCGCCGGACTGTCCTGCGAAAGCGACACTCGGGACCTGGTCGAGCTGGTCCTGGAGACGCTGAATGTCCGCGCGGTCCACTGTGAAGAGAGGGCCGAGGACCCCCTCCTGATCTGCGCCGGCTACAGTCGCGGCTTCAGTGCATTCAAGTCCGACATGGAAGATCTCTTGCGTCGGACGACGATTCCCGACGAGCTGAAGCCGCTGAGTCCATGGCGGCTGGACGGGCAGGCCTACCTACGGCGATGGCATCTCGAGGAGTGCCAGATCGATCTGAAGTTGGACGAGAAAGCAGGGCTACTGACCGTTGCCGTGAGTCACTACATCGAGCCGGACGAAGAGCCCGATTGACCCGATCATCCGATCAGTGGTACGCCCGGAGAGACTCGAACTCCCGACCCTCTGGTTCGAAGCCAGATGCTCTATCCAACTGAGCTACAGGCGCATACACCGACGATCACAAAATGGGGTGAGTGATGGGGCTCGAACCCACGACAGCCAGATCCACAATCTGGAGCTCTACCAACTGAGCTACACCCACCATCTATGGTGGTCCCGAATTCACGGAACCGGCCGAGTATATCGCCCGGTTCCAGCCCCTGCCAGCTAGCCTCTCTTCAGCGAGTCGCGGATCTCGGTCAGCAGGAGTTCTTCGTTGGACGGCTTCGGCGGCTCTGCCGGCTTGGCCTCTTCTTCCTTCTTCATCTTGTTGATGGATCGGACCATCATGAAGACGGCGAAGGCGACAATGATGAAGCTGATGATGTTGTTGATGAAGACGCCGTAGTTGATCGTGGCGGCACCGGCCTCCTTGGCGGCGTCCAGGGACTCGTAAGCCCCGTCACCGAGAACATAGAACAGGTTGGCAAAGTCGACCCCGCCCATCAGCTTGCCGACCGGCGGCATGATGACGTCCGAGACCAGACTCTTGACGATGGTCCCGAAGGCTCCACCGATGATGATGCCCACCGCCATGTCGACGACGTTGCCCTTCACCGCAAACTCTCTGAATTCCTTGAACATGAGTTCCCCTCCGGGTCCTGGACCCACAGATTGACTTGTCACGTTTCTTGTATCCCGGCCGAGACGACCCTGTCTAGCGTTTTCGGCCATGTACTAGGATGCCTCGATGGCCGAGACCCGCTGCATTCCCATAGGCCCGTTTCGCCTGGAGATTGAGAAGATTCGGGGTTCCCGCTTCATCGCCTCGGTCTCTTCGTTCTGCTGCGACGACGATCGAGAGCCACAGATCGCCCCCCTGCGGGCGGAATTCCCCACGGCCAACCATCACTGCTGGGCCTGGCGGGATGGCGACGCGTTCCGTTACGGCGACGATGGCGAACCGTCAGGCTCCGCCGGTCGTCCGATCCTGCAACAGATCGATGGACATGGTTTCGATCGAACCTGTGTGGTGGTCACCCGGATCTTCGGTGGCACCAAGCTGGGTGTCGGTGGCCTGATGCGGGCCTACGGTCAGGCGGCCCGGGAGGCGTTGGATCTCTGCCCGTCGGAGCCGCTGATCGAGCGGGAGACGATCGTCATCGAGTTTCCCTATGACCGGGAGGGCGCGGTCCAGTCGGTGGTGCAAGCCCACGGCCTGAGCCCGTCCCGATCCGAGTACGGCGAGTCGATCCGACTCTCCTTCGAGGTGCCGAGGGCCCAGGTCGAACCGTTCCTGGCGGATCTGATGGAGCGTTGCGCGGGAAAACTGAACGTACGGAGGGGCTAAATTTCCCCCGTTACGTTGTCCAGCGAATGGGTCAGTACCTATTTGAAGGCCCGACTGGAGACCCACCATGCGAAAGAAGATCCTCCGACCGATCCTCGTCACGCTGCTCGCCGCCCTCGTACCCATCGGCGTCGGTCTTGCGGTGGACTGCGACACCAACGGCATCGAGGACGCGTGCGATCTGGACTGCGGTGTGGCCATGGGCCCCTGCGACGTGATGGGCTGCGGGCAGGCGTCGGATTGCGACGCGAACCTCGTTCCCGACAGCTGCCAGCTGACGGAGATCGCAGGCGGTTGTTCCTTCCCCAGCGTGCTTCGTGACAACGGGACGACCACCCTCGACTCGGATTTCCTCGGCCCCCCCGATGACACCTTCTTCGGGATCGGCGGACAGGTTGTCACGTGGGAGTTGACCTGCGGCGTGGTCGTCGACGGCCCCGGACCCGACATCACACTTTACGAGGTGTCGGAGTCGTCGGTGGAGTTCACCAAGGTGGATCTGCTCGCAAGTTTCGACGGGATTGTTTTTGTCAGCCTGAAAGCCACGGAGACCGTGCCGGTCGAAATCCCCGGCGATGAGATTCACGGCGACCGAAGATTCTCTCGATCCTACGACCTGGCCGGATCGGGACTTGTGGGCGCGCGATTCGTGCAGGTCGACGGCACCGGGACAAGTGCCTCGAGCGCCACCGCCGGGTTCGATCTGGATGCGGTCGGCTTCGTCAACATCGCCTCGGGCGATTGCGACAACAGCGGAACCCTCGATGCCTGCGAGGCCTTGCAAGACTGCAACGGGAACGGCGTTCCTGAGAGCTGCGAAGTCACGCTGGGCAGCGTCGACGACTGCGATACCAACGGCACCGCCGACACCTGCGACACCCTCGGTGGTACCGACGATTGCGATGGCGACACCGTCCCCGACGTGTGCGAACAGGACTGCAACACCAATACGACCCCCGACGACTGCGACATCGCCGCCGCGACCAGCGACGACTGCAACGGAAACCTCGTCCCCGACGAGTGCGACCTGCTGTCGACCAGCGCCACCATTGCGGGATCGTTGTTTGGCGTCAGTGGAAGCTTCGACCCGACGTTTACCGCCCCCGCGGCCTTCCCCAGCTCCAGCGCCATCTCGGTGTCCGTCGACGCCCTGTCCGACCTGGGTTCCAGCAACGAATTCCTCGAGCTGTCGATCAACAGTGTCCCGCTCCTGACTCTGTTCGATACGACGGGTCAGCAGTGTCTGCTGACCAATGATATGGGCGTGATCGATGGCGATCTGTTCAACGACGCGCTCGCGGGCGGCGATGCGGTGGTTGGACTGCCGGCCCCAAGTACGGTCGCCCAGAATGACTGTGAAAGTCCCAATGCGACCGTGATGCTCAGCTATACACCCATCGTCGATTGCAATACGAACGGTGCGCTGGACGCATGCGAGATCGCCAACGCGACAAGCACCGACCTCAACCTGAACGGCATCGCGGACGACTGCGAGCTGGACTGCAATGGGAACCTGGCTCCCGACGACTACGACCTGGCTCAGGGAATAAGCCTGGACTGCAACGCCAACCTGATCCCCGACGAATGCGATGTCGTGACCGTCAGCCTGGACTGCAACGGGAACATCGTCCCCGACGAGTGCGAGATCGACTGCAACAGCAACAGTGTTCCCGACGACTGCGACATTGTCGCCATGACCAGTCTCGACTGTGACGGCAACGTCATCCCCGATGAGTGCGATCTTGTGGTCGGCATGGGTGGCTGCCCATTCCCACGTCTTCTTCTGGATAACGGAACGACCACCGTCGATTCGGACTTCCTGGGCGCCCCCGACGACACCTACTTCGGCATCGGTGGCCAGATCGTCACGTTTGAATTCGATTGTGGCTTTGTCACCGACGGTCCCGGCGGGGACTTCAATATCTACGAGGTGAGCACAAGCAGCGTCGAGTTCAACGATATCGAAGATGTCCTCGTCAGCGCCGATGGTGTCACGTTCATTAGCGTCCATTCGACCGAAGGACCGATGGTCAACATCCCCGGCGACGAGGTACATGCCAACAACAACTTCGGGCGCTCCTACGACATCTTCGCCACGGGCCTCAACGCCGTTCGGTTTATCCGGATTGACGGTGTCGGGACCGGCTCATCCGGCACCAGTTCCGGTTTCGACCTGGACGCCATCGGCGCCATCCATCGCGCCGACATCGACTGCGATGGAGGAGGCGTTCCCGATCAGTGCGAGGCGTTCACCGACTGCAACGCCAACGGTCTCAAGGACAGCTGTGAGATAAGTCTGGGTCTAACGGATGATTGCACCATGAACGGGACGTTGGACTCCTGCGAAGTCGCCGGTGGCGCCGCCGACGTGGATGCAGACTGGATCCCGGATAGCTGCGAACCGGACTGCAACAACAACAATGTGCCCGACCACTACGACATCGAGCAGCTCACCAGTGTCGACTGCAACGACAACATCGTGCCCGACGAGTGCGACCTGTCGTCCGGCAGCATCCCGGACTGCAACAATGACAACATCCCGGATGACTGTCCGGTCTGCGGGACCGTCGAGGTCGTGTTCATCGTAGACTCCTCGGCTTCCATGAATGACGAGGGAAACGCGCTCTGTGCCGAGTTGTCAAACGTGGTCGCGGAACTCCAGGCCAATCTGGTAACTGTCGACGTAGAGATCTTGGGGATCCTGGAAACGGCGTACGGATGTCTCACGGATTTCGTCGGGAACCTTTACGGCACCGCCGTGCCGGGGACGCCTCCTGTGGGTCAGGAGATCCTGGGCGACCCCTGTGGCGTCAACGAAAACGAGGACTGGGGTCTTGCCACCTCCATCGTGGCCGGTCTCAAGCCGTGGCAGGCGGACTCGGTGCGCCTGATCGTTCCGATCAGCGACGAGGGTCCCCGCTGTGGTAACCCGGTGACCGATCCCGGCAGCGATCGCGATGCCATCAATCACGCCATCGGTCAGGCCCGCGCGAACGATGTCATCGTCTCACCGGTGGCCGGTACCGGTTCGTCCGCCAGTCTGCTCTCGATCATGGATGTGATCGCCGACGCCACCGACGGTCAGACCTTCTCGACGGTGGATCCCGATCTCGATCTGGCCGGGGGGATTATCGACACCATCGAGGCCGCCTGTCTCTCGCGATCCGATTGCAACGGAAACACGATCCCCGACGACTGCGACCTGGTCGACATGACCAGCCAGGACTGCAACATGACCGGTCGTCCCGACGAGTGCGAGGACGACTGTAACGCCAACGGACTGGCCGACAGCTGCGACCTGATCAACATGACCAGTTTCGATGTCAACGCCAACACCGTCCCCGACGAATGCGAGGGGCTGGTCTTGACCGGTGACGGCACCGACTGGAACTGGACCGGTATCCCCGGCGCCATCGGCTTCGATCTGATTCAGGGAACGTTGTCGACGCTGCAGGGGTCGGCCGGCGACTTCGCCGTCGCCACCGACCAGTGTGTGGTCAACGACACGGCCGGCATGACCTGGCCCGACGGGCCGGTGCCCGGCTCCGGTGAGGCCTACTGGTATCTGGTCCGCGGAGTGATCGGCGTCATCGACCTGACGTACGACACCTTCGATGCCGGCCTGATCCAGAGTCGTGATGCCGAGATCGTGGCCTCCGGGGTCTCCTGCCCCTAGAGGATCCCGTACCGCTTCAGGAGCGGCCAGGTGAGACCGGTGACGGTCCACTTGTGCCACTTCTTGATGCGGGGTCGCCAGGCGTCGTCGGGTCGTAGCTCCACGTTGCCCGTCATGAAGCGGTTGGGGTTTCCTGCCACGGTGTGATCCGGCGTCATGCAGATCTCCCGCTCCGACGTGAACGCGGAGAGGGATCGGTCTTCATCGAGGAACTTCAGCAGCGCTTCCGTGTGGGTCCGCGGCTGTTCCATGAACTGCTCGTAGCGCATCCGCAGGTAGGGCGCACTCCCCTTCCGCCACAGCATGTCCCCGGCCAGGTTCCAGGTGACCCACAGTGCCGAGGTCCTCGCCGGGCTGAGTCTCCTCATCGTCTCCTTGTCGGAGCCGCCGTCGGGCTGCAACTTGTTGGCCTTCTGCCACGAGTAGGCGACGGCCCGTGGATCGCGAATCAGATGCACGATATGCAGATCGATGGACGGGATCAGGCTGAGGGTGTGGAGATAGGTCGGTAGCTTGGAGGAATCGACGAGGACTTTGGAGCCGGTCTCCGCCGCCACTGCGTGGTACAGCTTCTCGGTGTTCTCCAGGTAGTAGCCCAGCCGTTCCCGTTTCTTTCTGTCGTTGTTGGGTAGGTAGAGCGACGGGATGTGACGGGTACGCACATGGGCGTCGTGCTCGCGGATCATCTTGGCCGCATCGACCGTGTCGAAACCACCGAAGGCTCGGTTGAAGACTTTGGTCCAGAACGGGCAGTCGCGGAATTTTGCGTCACAACCGCAGAGTCGGTTCTCGATGATGTGACGATCCCAGACCTGACGGATCTCGCCGATGGAGAAGAAGCCGTCGATCTGACCCAGGATCCGGTTGAGCACCGTGGTGCCGCTGCGACCGGAACCCAGGATGTAGACGACCTTGATCTTGTTCGTCGTTGGCATGGAACGCGGGCTCTCCTGCGCCGCAGAATTTGGTACGCCTGCCAGGACTCGAACCTGGGACCCTCGGCTTAGAAGGCCGATGCTCTATCCAGCTGAGCTACAGGCGCCTAGTTGCAGCCGTGAGGGTATCCGTCAGGTGCTTTGGCTTCAAGTGACATCGCATACGGTGCTCGCAGCCTCGACTGCCGGGATCTCCCAACTCGATCAATCTGCGGCGGCCCGTAACAGCAAGGAGATACCCGTCTCCGACGGGGGCCTGTTTGAGCAATTGCGAGCGATGACTGCAGAGCTTGCGTCCGGAATTGCCCACATCCGAGTGGCATTCCAGAAGCTAATAGTCAAATGGGACTAAAGTTGTCCTCTTCTCCGCACCTCATTCCCGGTCATTTTGGTTATAAGAAGAGCAACTGCCCCAGGGGGTTCGCGTGGCACGACTGAAGCGAATCACGCCCGTCAACTTGTCGATCCATTCCATCCGTCGACCGACACTAGAGAGGCCGTTAGAGGAGTAGACCTATGTCCACGGGCAACGTGTTCCTGTTTCCGGTTCTACTCGGAATGGTTTTCATGAATCCGCTGCCCGCCCAGGCCGATGAGGCAGACGTTGGGACCCACGAACTGGCGGGGCCCGTGCAGGTCCTATGGGAAGCTCGGGATAATAGTAGTGTGACGACGGGAGTGATTCGCTGGATCAGCGGATCACTTGCGGTGAGCCCGGACGGGTCGACGGTGTTCGCCACCGGACAAGTGGGCCTCGGGGACGCGGCCGACTACGCCACCCTCGCTTACCACGCTGGGACGGGCGAGCAGATCTGGAGCGTCCGGTATGACGGACCCGCCTCGCGTGTGGACGCCGCCGAATCGATCGCCGTGAGTCCCGACGGCTCGACGGTGTTCGTCACCGGATACTCGCGGGGCCTCGGAACCGGTCCGGACTACGCCACTCTCGCATACGACGCTGCGACGGGTGAGCAGGTTTGGAGCGCGCGGTATGACGGACCGCATTCACGCACCGATGCCGCCGAATCACTCGCGGTGAGCCCGGACGGCTCGACGGTGTTCGTAACCGGTAGGTCGGGTGGCTTTCTCATCAACCCCTGGGACTACGCCACCGTAGCCTATGATGCCGCGACGGGTGAGCAGGTCTGGAGCGTGCGCCATAACGGACCAGGCACCTCACTAGGAGGATTCACGCCCGCTGCCTCTCTCGACGTGAGCCCGGACGGGTCGACGGTGTTCGTTAGCGGGAGCTCCTTTCGCTTCCCCCAACGCAACGACTACATCACCCTCGCCTTCGACGCTGCCACGGGCGAGCAGACATGGAGTGCGAGGTATGACGGGCCACCTTCATACACCGACCTCGGCTCATCACTCGCGGTGAGTTCGGACGGATCCACGGTGTTCGTCAGCGGATTTTCGGTTAACACCGAAGAAGAAGGCTGGGACTACACCACCCTCGCCTACGACGGTGAGACCGGCGAGCAATCCTGGATCGCACACTATGGCGGATCCTCATCGAGCATTGACCGCGCCCGCTCAATCGCGGTCAGCCCGGACGGCTCGGCGGTATTCGTCACTGGAGAGTCGGCAGAGGACCTCAATGAGCGGTACGACTACGTCACCCTTCGCTATGACGCCGCCACGGGTGAGCAGGTCTGGAGAGCGCGGTATGACGGACCGGGTTTGGACGCGGACTTCGCTACATCGCTCGCACTGAGCCCGGATGGGTCGACGGTGATCGTTCACGGCTCCTCAACGGGGACCGAAGGCGGCCTGGACTACGCCACCCTCGCCTACGATGCCGAGACGGGTGAGCAGGTCTGGAGCGCGCGGTATGACGGACCGGCTTCAGACCGGGACCTCGCTCGCTCAATCGCAGTGAGCCCGGACGGTTCGACGGTGTTCGTTAGCGGATACTCGAAGGGTGTCGAAACCTCAGACTTCGCCACCGTGGCCTATTCGCTTGTCCGGTACGTCGCTATCGACATCCGCCCCCGCAGCATCAACCCTGGGAGTCGAGGTGTCATACCTGTTGCACTGCTCGGCAGCGACGAGTTCAACGTGTCCGACATGGATGTTGCCACGTTGCGCTTTGGACCTGACGAGGGCGCCTGTAGACACGACCTGACCGACCCGTTCACTTTCAGCGAGCACCTGAAGGACATGAACCTCGACGGCAACATGGACCTCATGTTGCACTTCAACACGCAGGACACTGGAATCCTGTGTGGCGAGACGGAAGCTACGCTCTGGGGAGTTCTGCTGGGCGGAAGTCCGTTCGAAGGCACTGACAGCCTCCAAACCGTTGGCTGCAAATCGAGCAGTCGATGAGCGCCCTCGTAATTTCGCGTTCTTCTGTCAAATCACGATGGGGTAATGCCTTGCTCTGAAGGCCGATGCTCTATCCAGCTGAGCTACAGGCGCGTGTTCATCGCCGTGAGGGTATCCGTCAGGTGCTCGGGCTTCAAGTCGGTAGATCGGGGCGTGGCCAGAATCTGGGCGTCGCCAAGAACCGATCGCCACACCAATAACAATTCATCGTAACTCTGGAAAGTGTCCAGGAAACCCGGAGCGATTCAAGTCTGGCGTAACGAAGTGGTCAGTATCAGGAAAGCAATAGTCCGGACACGTCTCACTTAAGCTCGACAAGCACCAGTTCAAACGGCTCATCGCCGATGTTCTTGGGTAGATGCTGATCCGCAGCCGCGAACCCATGTTGACCGGCATGGCTTTGCATTTCTTCGGAAGATCCGTCGGCTGCCCCCATCTCCGAGTGGATGTCGGTCAGGAACACCGCCACATTGTCCGGGTGGTAATGCATGACCGACTCTTCTCCCGGCCCGTAAGCGATTCGAATTACTCGCACCGATTCGTTCTCGAACTCCAGCGTGTAGTGATCCGAGTCCACGACCGTCGGGTCTGGACCCATCTCAGCAGTCGCAGTTGCACTGCCTGATTTCAGTTCGACCAACATCAGTTCCATCGGACTGTCTCCGATGTTCCGAGGGAGATGTTGTCCCGCCGGGGAGAACATATGTTGGCCGGTCTGCTGGGCCAATTCTTCGGACGATCCGTCGGGTAGTCCCATCTCGACGAGACTGTCGGTCAGGAACACCGCCACGCTATCCGGGTGATAGTGCATGACCGACTCTTCGCCCGGACCGTAGCTGATTCGAACCAGTCGCACTCGATCGTTTTCGAACTCGATTTTGTAGTGACCCGCGTCCACAACCGTCGGGTCCGGGTTCGTTTCCTCTGCAGGCGTTGTGTCCGCGTATCCGTTATCGGATTCAGGCGCCGAACAAGACACCAACGCAAACACAGCGAACGTGATCACTAGTAACAAGGTCCACGTACGATTCATGAGCACCCCTCTGGTTCGAATACCGTTTCATCGGTAGAAGCCTACTCGCGATGCAAAGGAGAATTCAACCCCCGGGAAAATGGGTCATTTGTTTACCGCAATTCCCCATTTTTCCTCCGGCCGCCGCGGGCCGTTTTCAGCCTTCTGACGAAGTCGTGGCGTTAACGTAAGGACGTATTGTTGAACCCTTGACTTCGCAAAGAGCCTGAATTGGACGCTCGATCGACCCCGCCGAGTTCCTACTGAAAACCCACTCTCCCCCACCCCATTGACCGTCTTCCTCGCGTTACTCGCACTTCCCTGAATCCCAAAAACACAAAAGCCCCACCGTAACTTCGCGGTATTTCGCCAAATCGCGATGGGGCTATCTAAC contains:
- a CDS encoding PQQ-binding-like beta-propeller repeat protein; protein product: MSTGNVFLFPVLLGMVFMNPLPAQADEADVGTHELAGPVQVLWEARDNSSVTTGVIRWISGSLAVSPDGSTVFATGQVGLGDAADYATLAYHAGTGEQIWSVRYDGPASRVDAAESIAVSPDGSTVFVTGYSRGLGTGPDYATLAYDAATGEQVWSARYDGPHSRTDAAESLAVSPDGSTVFVTGRSGGFLINPWDYATVAYDAATGEQVWSVRHNGPGTSLGGFTPAASLDVSPDGSTVFVSGSSFRFPQRNDYITLAFDAATGEQTWSARYDGPPSYTDLGSSLAVSSDGSTVFVSGFSVNTEEEGWDYTTLAYDGETGEQSWIAHYGGSSSSIDRARSIAVSPDGSAVFVTGESAEDLNERYDYVTLRYDAATGEQVWRARYDGPGLDADFATSLALSPDGSTVIVHGSSTGTEGGLDYATLAYDAETGEQVWSARYDGPASDRDLARSIAVSPDGSTVFVSGYSKGVETSDFATVAYSLVRYVAIDIRPRSINPGSRGVIPVALLGSDEFNVSDMDVATLRFGPDEGACRHDLTDPFTFSEHLKDMNLDGNMDLMLHFNTQDTGILCGETEATLWGVLLGGSPFEGTDSLQTVGCKSSSR
- the mscL gene encoding large conductance mechanosensitive channel protein MscL, whose amino-acid sequence is MFKEFREFAVKGNVVDMAVGIIIGGAFGTIVKSLVSDVIMPPVGKLMGGVDFANLFYVLGDGAYESLDAAKEAGAATINYGVFINNIISFIIVAFAVFMMVRSINKMKKEEEAKPAEPPKPSNEELLLTEIRDSLKRG
- a CDS encoding sulfotransferase, producing the protein MPTTNKIKVVYILGSGRSGTTVLNRILGQIDGFFSIGEIRQVWDRHIIENRLCGCDAKFRDCPFWTKVFNRAFGGFDTVDAAKMIREHDAHVRTRHIPSLYLPNNDRKKRERLGYYLENTEKLYHAVAAETGSKVLVDSSKLPTYLHTLSLIPSIDLHIVHLIRDPRAVAYSWQKANKLQPDGGSDKETMRRLSPARTSALWVTWNLAGDMLWRKGSAPYLRMRYEQFMEQPRTHTEALLKFLDEDRSLSAFTSEREICMTPDHTVAGNPNRFMTGNVELRPDDAWRPRIKKWHKWTVTGLTWPLLKRYGIL
- a CDS encoding YigZ family protein — protein: MAETRCIPIGPFRLEIEKIRGSRFIASVSSFCCDDDREPQIAPLRAEFPTANHHCWAWRDGDAFRYGDDGEPSGSAGRPILQQIDGHGFDRTCVVVTRIFGGTKLGVGGLMRAYGQAAREALDLCPSEPLIERETIVIEFPYDREGAVQSVVQAHGLSPSRSEYGESIRLSFEVPRAQVEPFLADLMERCAGKLNVRRG